The Bacteroidales bacterium region TTGGATCTATTGCTGCTTATGTATTTGTGTCCGGGAAGGGCTGCACTGCTGATTTTATTTGGGCGGGTAAAGCGATGCTATTGGGTTTGGCAAAAACTATGACAGCCCGAAAGTTTCCATATCAAAGGGAAGTGTGCGTTGGCTTTTGTGCGGTGGCGGATAGTGCGGCTATTTTACATAATAACCATTATAACTGACAGGCAGCAACTCTGTCCAGCCTACCCAGCGGCGAAGCTATCGTTTACCTTACGACCTGCTGCTCTCGCCTGCCTGTTTTATAATGCTTATTATGTTAGAATAGCATACGATACTAAATCTTCCAAAATAGCGATCCGGCAGCCGGGCAAAATATGTGGGAGCTAAGAGCATTTTGTCCCGGCTGCCTGGAAAAAAATATAAATAATAATGAATAGAGAATATTTACAAACAAATGAAATAGAATACCGCGCAAGAAAGGTAGAAAACATTTAACGGAATATACTATAAAAACTAATAATGCAAGGATTATTCAACAAATAATATTGACTCCTTAATTATTTCGATTAACCTACATCTTTTCTTCCCACATACAAAAACTGGTTCGCAAGACCAATCATTTCAGGATCTTCACAAGTTGACCGTAATTCATCGAAGAGCATGTTTTTGTTAGTTTGTGAATCATATTTTGACAAATCATTTTTGGAATAATTTAACCCTATTCCCTCCAGATTGCGGATGTGCATAGTGTCAAATCCATGAGGTTCAATTGAATTTATAGCCACTTCTGGAAGGCATTTGTACTGTGGCACCATATATTTCTGAAACTTAACAGTTGTGATAGCATCTTTTAAGAGATGTTTTACGTAATCGGAACAACAGGGCGTATTACTATCATGATGATGAGGAGGATGATCGTATGTACTAAGAAAAACGGCAAATAAAAAACCACCTTTTTTGAGAACTCTGAACGCTTCTGATATTGCTTTGGTTCGTTCTTCGCAATCCGTGAGATGATATAATGGCCCCATAAGAAAGACCGCATCAGCACAATTTTTTTCAATAAAAGACAAATCCGTTGCACAAGCGACCTTTGAAAAAAGAACATTGCTTTTTAAACCCTTATCAACTCGTTTTTCAAACGCTTCAAGAGACCTTATTGAAAGATCAACCAAGCCGACCATACAGCCCATTTTTAACAGAAATTCTGCATATCTGCCCGGACCAGCTCCAATATCAATAACAGTCGAGCCTGCAGCAATGTACTTTTTCATTAATTCTGTAATTAGCTCAAATTCCGCCTCAAATAAAGGGTTTGATACAAGGCGGTTATATTCTTCATTTACACCTACATCGTAAGCAGCTGCTATAATATCCTTATTTGTCATTATCAAACGATTGTTTTAAATCCGGTACTATCAAAGCCCTGCCTTCGTATGGCAAGGCGTGCAATTCGTATTTATAAACCGTTTTCAGGTAATCTGCGCTCCAGGGTTTTGTATCTTCAGCAGGGCGGTCAAGTGTTCCGTTTTTTACAAAAATAAAATCATCGCCATACAAAAAGGCAATATTAGGATCGTGCAATACTGTTACAACAGTTAAGTTTTGAGTTGTCAATTCCCTGAGCAGGGACAGGAGTTTTGCCTGATTGCAAAAATCAAGGTGGGTTGTAGGTTCGTCCAAAAGTAATATATGGGGTTCTTGCGCCAGCACTCTTGCAATCATAACAAGCTGTTGCTCGCCACCTGAAAGCTCGGTATAAATACGATTACGAAGATGGCTTATATTTACTTTTTCAATAGCATTTACAGCGCTTTCTATGTCAGATTTTTGAGGGATAAAAGAAACCTGTCCAGCCCTGCCTGTTAAAACTACCTGTTCTACAGTAAAAGGAAAGACCGCCTTGTGTTTTTGTCCAAGAAACCCGAAAATTTTTGATCTTTGGCGGAGACTTAATGAACTTAGATTGTTATCCGATATTGAAATTTCACCCTGAGAATACGGGAGCAAACCCGCAATAATACGTAGCAATGTAGATTTGCCACTTCCGTTTTTTCCGAGGATGACTGTAAGTTTCCCACTTTCAATCTCCGCTGAAGCATTTTGTAAAACAACATTCTTCCCGTAGGAGAATGAAAGTCTGTTTATTGATATGGCTGTTCTTAATTCTCCCATCCGATGTTCGTTTTTTTCATTAAATAGAGGAAGAAAGGCGCACCAATGAGCATGGTGATCACCCCGATGGGGATCTCAAAACCCGCAATGGTGCGGGAAAAATCATCAATGATGAGCAGGAATGTACCACCGAAAAGAAAATTAATAACAGTACCCTGCTTGTTGTCGGGGCCAATCATCATGCGTACCATGTGCGGAATAATAAGCCCATAAAGTCCAATTATTCCGGCTACGGAAACCGCTGCTGACGAAGCCAGCGTTGCTGCAACAAGTACAATAATCTTTTCGCGTGTTGGATTAACCCCTGAAGTGCGTGCTTCTTCATCGCCAAGGGCAAGCACATTCAGGCGCCAGCGCATGAGGTAAAGAATGAGCACGCCTAACAGAATTGGAATACAAGATGCTTTGAGCAATTTCCAGCTTGCATTGTGCAGGTTTCCCATAGTCCAGTGAACAATAGATTGCAGTTTGAACGGATCGGAAAGATATTGAACCACTGTTAGAAGCGCAGTGAATATTCCGGTGACAATAACACCTGAAAGGATGAGTGAAACTATGGATAAGTTTTTATGCTTAATTGCAGCAACATAGCTCAAAGCAACGGCAATAAGTCCGAAAAAAAATGCTGAAAGCTGCACCGGGAGAAACGCCCATGCCAGCGCAAGAGCTGCGCCAAAAGCAGCACCAGAGGACAGTCCTAAAATATAAGGAGATACCAATGGGTTGCGAAATATTGCCTGCAAGCTGCTGCCCGAGATCGAAAGTGCACCTCCAACCAGAAAAGCAAGGATAATCCGGGGCAACCTGACATCCAAAAGAATTGATTGGACAGTCTGTAGCCCTGCCATGTTCTCAACATTAACATTAAATATCAAATGCCTAACCCATTCGAAAATGGATTCTGAAGATGCTATCCCGGAAGGCCCAATAAACAATGAAATAAACAGCACCGGCAACGGCAACGCATAAAGTAACACGATGATGGCTTTCCTGTATTTCATCGGATGGTTTCTCCTTTTGACCCATAAAGCATTTTAAGCATGGCTGTTTTCTCATTGTCAAGATTGACATTTGAATTACTTGAAGGATAACACCATGTATGAAGCAGTTTTACAGCATATTGAAATTTTAATGTCCACAGATCACACATAAAAACAGAGGGTAATTCATATACTCTTTTGTTTTTAACAGCATTAATATTTTCCCAACCTGAAAGGTTCAGAATGTCGACAGGGTTTTTATTCGCGTTGCACCACATTACAATTACATCGGGGTTCCATTCAATTAGTTTTTCAAGGTTGACGACCATGTGTTCATCGGGTGAAATACATGCGTTATTAGCACCTGCCAGTTCTATTAGCTCATT contains the following coding sequences:
- a CDS encoding class I SAM-dependent methyltransferase, giving the protein MTNKDIIAAAYDVGVNEEYNRLVSNPLFEAEFELITELMKKYIAAGSTVIDIGAGPGRYAEFLLKMGCMVGLVDLSIRSLEAFEKRVDKGLKSNVLFSKVACATDLSFIEKNCADAVFLMGPLYHLTDCEERTKAISEAFRVLKKGGFLFAVFLSTYDHPPHHHDSNTPCCSDYVKHLLKDAITTVKFQKYMVPQYKCLPEVAINSIEPHGFDTMHIRNLEGIGLNYSKNDLSKYDSQTNKNMLFDELRSTCEDPEMIGLANQFLYVGRKDVG
- a CDS encoding ABC transporter ATP-binding protein, with translation MGELRTAISINRLSFSYGKNVVLQNASAEIESGKLTVILGKNGSGKSTLLRIIAGLLPYSQGEISISDNNLSSLSLRQRSKIFGFLGQKHKAVFPFTVEQVVLTGRAGQVSFIPQKSDIESAVNAIEKVNISHLRNRIYTELSGGEQQLVMIARVLAQEPHILLLDEPTTHLDFCNQAKLLSLLRELTTQNLTVVTVLHDPNIAFLYGDDFIFVKNGTLDRPAEDTKPWSADYLKTVYKYELHALPYEGRALIVPDLKQSFDNDK
- a CDS encoding iron ABC transporter permease; this encodes MKYRKAIIVLLYALPLPVLFISLFIGPSGIASSESIFEWVRHLIFNVNVENMAGLQTVQSILLDVRLPRIILAFLVGGALSISGSSLQAIFRNPLVSPYILGLSSGAAFGAALALAWAFLPVQLSAFFFGLIAVALSYVAAIKHKNLSIVSLILSGVIVTGIFTALLTVVQYLSDPFKLQSIVHWTMGNLHNASWKLLKASCIPILLGVLILYLMRWRLNVLALGDEEARTSGVNPTREKIIVLVAATLASSAAVSVAGIIGLYGLIIPHMVRMMIGPDNKQGTVINFLFGGTFLLIIDDFSRTIAGFEIPIGVITMLIGAPFFLYLMKKTNIGWEN